Proteins encoded in a region of the Podospora pseudopauciseta strain CBS 411.78 chromosome 6, whole genome shotgun sequence genome:
- a CDS encoding hypothetical protein (COG:U; EggNog:ENOG503PBV3), whose product MTEITPSTGVSLTEKEKAGIERTGSGHASSMEGDVRANRGAADYDFERQKLAEGEAAFHQLGWKRLTVVLIVTAVALGSLSLPAAFASLGMILGVIISVSMGLLAMYCSYVVGQVKVKYPHIAHYTDAGRMMFGKWGYIIMTFMFVLQLTFTTASHVLTGAIMFGNLTDNGACTVVFAVVSGILLFLLAIPPTFSEMALLGYVDFVSIIGAIGLVCLPQGGLDAARGLHCGHQHCVRIQLLTLPVQLHGRDAHSSRLSPRHLLSRHLRDLPLHHHRRPRVRLCWSRCPGPCSPLGWSHHVQGCLWCRPARYLHLWQHQHRCLRPLHPWQMVQGLGYPLRQHPHGLDHLDWCRCRHHNRRLCRCRGHSLLLAPVGHLRCHLPVWLHILLPGHHVVHVHQGGQVDAMEHHAGCAQRGGFRCGHGHSRARHLLGCQGHHNPLRDGCRWYFFRLRSTRLS is encoded by the exons ATGACGGAAATCACTCCAAGCACGGGCGTGAGCCTTaccgagaaggagaaggccggtATCGAGAGAACCGGCTCCGGCCATGCCTCTTCCATGGAGGGTGACGTCCGCGCCAACAGGGGCGCCGCCGACTACGACTTTGAGAGACAGAAGCTGGCAGAGGGTGAGGCCGCTTTCCACCAGCTTGGATGGAAACGCCTGACGGTTGTGCTCATCGTGACTGCCGTCGCCCTGGGCAGTCTCAGTCTTCCGGCCGCCTTCGCATCACTGGGCATGATCCTCGGCGTCATCATTTCTGTCAGCATGGGTCTTTTGGCCATGTACTGCAGTTATGTCGTCGGTcaggtcaaggtcaagtaCCCCCACATCGCCCACTACACCGACGCCGGCAGAATGATGTTTGGCAAGTGGGGGTACATTATCATGACGTTCATGTTCGTCCTGCAgctcaccttcaccaccgcctcccacGTTTTGACGGGAGCTATCATGTTTGGCAACCTGACCGACAATGGCGCCTGCACCGTCGTCTTTGCCGTCGTCTCGGGCATTCTCCTGTTCCTCCTGGCCATCCCGCCCACCTTCTCCGAAATGGCCCTTCTCGGATACGTCGATTTCGTCTCCATCATTGGTGCCATCGGT CTGGTCTGCCTACCCCAAGGAGGGCTTGACGCTGCACGAGGGCTTCATTGCGGTCACCAACATTGTGTTCGCATACAGCTACTCACTTTGCCAGTTCAGCTTCATGGACGAGATGCACACTCCAGCCGACTATCCCCGCGCCATCTTCTCTCTCGGCATCTTCGAGATCTTCCTCTACACCATCACCGGCGCCCTCGTGTTCGCCTTTGTTGGTCACGATGTCCAGGCCCCTGCTCTCCTCTCGGCTGGTCCCACCATGTCCAAGGTTGCCTTTGGTGTCGCCCTGCCCGTTATCTACATCTCTGGCAGCATCAACACCGTTGTCTGCGCCCGTTACATCCATGGCAAATGGTTCAAGGACTCGGTTATCCGCTACGTCAACACCCCCATGGGTTGGATCACCTGGATTGGTGTCGATGCCGCCATCACAATCGTCGCCTTTGTCGTTGCCGAGGCCAttcccttcttctcgccCCTGTTGGCCATCTGCGCTGCCATCTTCCTGTCTGGCTTCACATTCTACTTCCCGGCCATCATGTGGTTCATGTTCATCAAGGAGGGCAAGTGGACGCCATGGAACATCATGCTGGGTGCGCTCAACGTGGTGGCTTTCGTTGTGGGCATGGTCATTCTCGGGCTCGGCACCTACTCGGCTGTCAAGGACATCACAATCCGCTACGAGACGGGTGCCGTTGGTACTTCTTTCGGCTGCGCTCCACTCGCCTGAGCTGA
- a CDS encoding hypothetical protein (COG:D; MEROPS:MER0023234; EggNog:ENOG503NXWP) — protein MSMMDSEDVFFCLENRLASFQATQPASKGRASNANSRGPKQLQWPHKTLSPVAFAKAGFFFEPYPQSPDNVVCFLCDKSLDGWEEHDNPLEEHLKHSPTCGWAIMAAIEAGMGNYGKVHPLDPFMVEARKATFAGRWPYETKKGFKCKTKKLVEAGWKYTPSREAEDMATCAYCQLALEGWESDDNPWDEHYNRAPECPFFTLISSQPAPKKSGRAKTARPSKASRLSVQSIATIATGASDLTSVGDLTLDQDDSVMTTASTMTQGAKKTTKGRKATTAKGRKTKAKKEEVVEIHEDEPQVEAPPPKPARGRKRSSDTMEEPSMINAEAPAPKKRATRTKKNAAVEPPAAPQDVDMVDVIEQPPPPAKKKGRGPTTKSRKVSQTSVQSEPLDVPDDDEIERQLEADLDRYEEPALEEPIIEEPVVEEPVVEEPVAAEPVVAEPEVKAPRPKTKGRPKKSTSARKTSQVAEEESRIHPMFDATPAEPDEAEIDAEYKALLAELDPEPEEPEEQEIMFPKKGRKAGTRKTSKTKKPEEPVAEPELVDEIAEAPAPSVGDVQYPTLKMEDAVPEPEAKSEPQPEEVDPDASSGAVVTQPVKRGRGRPSKKSLAERASLEARASLEVRASLDARAPVEDVEPALGPRRSSARIVKARESVLAKATTPEPVQVEKKPAKAPTPPPAPVVEAAPVPPTPMRTNKSLPPPPPSSASQHPSTPRTQPSRRAKQATMSPSPSPQSSNAENTRRSLTKTTAVSVVSNRVALAPVVATPSRSSPSKRATLGGLQSATPWQPTDLEMVFSPSNNPNKENGVSRLLSKGKDLTSPEKGMTVEEWIYHNAELAEQMLKMECENMVSAFEREGTRAMRVLEGLIVE, from the exons ATGTCTATGATGGACTCGGAGGACGTGTTCTTCTGCCTTGAGAACCGGCTGGCATCGTTCCAAGCAACACAACCTGCCTCCAAAGGCAGAGCCTCCAATGCAAACTCTCGCGGTCCAAAACAGCTGCAATGGCCACACAAAACCCTCTCCCCTGTCGCG TTTGCAAAAGCCGGATTCTTCTTCGAGCCATACCCGCAAAGCCCCGACAATGTTGTGTGCTTTTTGTGCGACAAGTCACTCGACGGGTGGGAAGAGCATGACAATCCTCTGGAGGAACACCTGAAGCACTCGCCAACGTGCGGGTGGGCCATCATGGCAGCCATCGAGGCCGGCATGGGCAACTATGGGAAGGTACACCCTCTCGACCCGTTCATGGTCGAGGCCCGCAAAGCAACGTTTGCCGGCAGGTGGCCCTACGAGACCAAAAAGGGCTTCAAGTGCAAGACTAAAAAG CTTGTCGAGGCCGGTTGGAAGTACACACCATCGCGGGAGGCGGAGGACATGGCCACGTGCGCCTACTGCCAACTCGCCCTCGAGGGATGGGAGTCGGACGACAACCCGTGGGACGAACACTACAACCGTGCGCCCGAATGCCCATTCTTCACTCTCATCAGTTCGCAACCGGCACCAAAGAAGTCGGGGAGAGCCAAGACAGCTAGACCCTCCAAGGCCTCGCGGCTCTCGGTGCAGTCCATTGCTACCATCGCCACTGGTGCCTCCGACTTGACCTCTGTTGGAGACCTCACCCTCGACCAAGACGACAGTGTTATGACAACTGCGTCCACCATGACCCAAGGTGCCAAGAAGACGACAAAGGGACGCAAGGCGACTACTGCAAAGGGCCGGAAGACCAAAGcaaagaaggaagaggtcgTCGAGATACACGAAGACGAACCACAAGTAGAagcacctccaccaaagcCCGCCAGAGGACGTAAGCGTTCTAGCGACACAATGGAGGAACCTTCCATGATCAACGCCGAGGCTCCAGCTCCCAAGAAACGGGCCACACGCACCAAGAAGAACGCTGCCGTAGAGCCGCCCGCAGCGCCACAAGACGTTGATATGGTCGATGTCATTgagcagccaccaccccctgccaagaagaagggccgGGGGCCCACCACAAAGTCCCGCAAGGTCTCGCAAACCTCGGTCCAGTCGGAGCCATTGGATGTGccagatgatgatgagattgaGCGCCAATTAGAAGCCGATCTCGACCGGTACGAAGAGCCAGCTCTCGAAGAACCAATCATCGAAGAGCCGGTTGTCGAAGAGCCGGTTGTCGAAGAGCCAGTTGCTGCAGAGCCGGTTGTCGCAGAACCCGAGGTGAAAGCGCCACGGCCAAAGACAAAAGGAAGGCCCAAGAAATCTACCAGTGCACGCAAGACAAGTCAGGTGGCGGAGGAAGAGAGCAGGATACACCCCATGTTCGACGCAACACCTGCGGAACCTGACGAAGCCGAGATCGATGCTGAATACAAGGCTCTTCTCGCCGAGCTTGATCCAGAACCAGAGGAGCCAGAGGAGCAAGAGATCATGTTCCCGAAGAAGGGACGGAAGGCAGGGACTCGGAAAACATcaaagacgaagaagccTGAGGAGCCTGTGGCCGAGCCAGAACTTGTGGATGAGATCGCAGAAGCTCCTGCGCCATCAGTCGGTGATGTCCAGTACCCAACCCTTAAGATGGAGGATGCCGTTCCAGAACCTGAGGCCAAGTCAGAGCCTCAACCAGAAGAAGTTGATCCGGATGCCAGCAGCGGTGCTGTTGTAACCCAGCCTGTGAAGAGGGGTCGCGGCCGTCCATCGAAGAAGTCTTTGGCTGAACGGGCATCTCTCGAGGCACGGGCGTCTCTGGAGGTCCGGGCATCACTCGACGCACGAGCGCCCGTCGAGGACGTCGAACCGGCACTAGGCCCACGACGATCATCTGCCAGAATAGTCAAAGCTCGCGAGTCTGTTTTAGCGAAGGCGACGACGCCAGAACCGGTCCAGGTTGAGAAAAAGCCTGCCAAagctccaacaccaccacctgccccAGTTGTCGAAGCTGCACCTGTCCCACCGACCCCGATGAGAACCAACAAGTCTcttccgccacctcctccttcatctgCCAGCCAGCACCCATCAACGCCGAGAACACAACCCAGCCGACGGGCGAAACAAGCAACCATGTCCCCTTCGCCGTCGCCGCAATCCTCGAATGCAGAAAACACACGGCGATCGCTGACCAAGACAACAGCTGTTAGCGTCGTCTCCAACAGAGTTGCGCTAGCACCAGTTGTTGCCACCCCGAGTCGGAGTTCCCCGTCGAAACGAGCTACGCTGGGCGGACTTCAGAGTGCCACACCGTGGCAGCCAACAGATCTCGAGATGGTATTTTCACCATCGAACAATCCAAACAAGGAGAATGGTGTCTCCAGGTTGCTGAGCAAGGGCAAGGACTTGACCAGCCCTGAGAAGGGCAtgacggtggaggagtggATTTACCACAATGCTGAGCTGGCAGAGCAGATGCTCAAGATGGAGTGTGAAAATATGGTCTCGGCctttgagagggagggtacgagggcgatgagggtgttggaggggctGATTGTTGAGTAG
- a CDS encoding hypothetical protein (COG:Q; EggNog:ENOG503P0I8): MPHITLSLLLSLTELTLSHLFPPPLPIPPSYLLPLFLAHYLPLKIYSLFLHPLYFSPLRTLPTPGGNLPLLGQTLTLLRATSPVQTYVDWANRYPRAPFIRFLGLFHSEIVLVASPEAHKEVLMTHCYEFKKPDIMYRFIGDFVGKGLLFAEGGEHKIARRRLNGVFGVGSVRRVMGVLWGMAGGLGGVVEGMVGEEGEGVVDVNELYVKATIDVTGATILGVELGNLRGEEEGGDMDFLTSFRRVFQQPPLSALISFINLFLPIRRFLPIEANLGYLRASAQLRRMTLDIVKNRVKELAQPDYRNPVSNGADLLTMMLEGEMSLSKAGDKMTEDQITNELLTFIAAGHETSANALLWASYVLAVHPDIQTRLRREITSHFEAGKTPTYEQLESLVYLHNFCREILRRYCPALMTFREALKDLTICGTFIPRGTVLLLLPAVASRTAWVWGEDVDEFKPERWENLAGTEADSPYAFGAFMHGPRICIGKQFAMVELKVLVVELVTRFEFGMTEELEGLGGREPRTTNPGMGYVPAGGMRVKFRKI, from the exons atgccccacatcaccctctccctcctcctctccctaaCAGAACtaaccctctcccacctcttccccccccccctccccatccctccctcttacctccttccccttttcctcgCGCATTACCTCCCCTTGAAAATCtactccctcttcctccaccccctttaTTTCTCCCCGTTACGCACCCTCCCCACACCTGGGGGAAACCTCCCCTTGCTAGGCcaaaccctcaccctcctccgcgcAACCTCCCCCGTGCAAACATACGTTGATTGGGCCAACCGTTACCCACGTGCCCCGTTTATTCGGTTTTTGGGTCTGTTCCATTCAGAGATAGTACTAGTTGCCAGTCCGGAGGCGCACAaggaggtgttgatgacGCACTGTTATGAGTTCAAGAAGCCGGATATTATGTACAG GTTTATTGGGGATTTTGtcgggaaggggttgttgtttgctgaggggggggagCATAAGAttgcgaggaggaggttgaatggggtttttggggttgggagtgtGAGGAGGGTCATGGGGGTGCTTtgggggatggcgggggggttggggggggttgtggaggggatggtaggggaggaaggggagggtgtggttgatg TGAATGAGCTTTATGTCAAGGCTACTATTGATGTGACGGGGGCGACGATTTTgggggttgagttggggaatttgaggggggaggaagaagggggggatatGGA CTTTCTCACCTCCTTCCGCCGCGTCTTCCAGCAGCCCCCGCTTTCCgccctcatctccttcatcaacctcttcctccccatccgccgCTTCCTCCCCATCGAGGCCAACCTAGGCTACCTCCGCGCCTCGGCACAACTCCGCCGGATGACCCTCGACATTGTCAAGAACCGCGTCAAAGAACTGGCTCAACCGGACTATCGCAACCCTGTCAGCAACGGAGCTGACTTGCTCACGATGATGCTAGAGGGGGAGATGTCCCTCAGCAAAGCCGGCGACAAAATGACAGAAGACCAAATCACGAACGAGCTGCTGACCTTCATCGCGGCGGGGCATGAGACCTCGGCTAATGCCCTCCTGTGGGCGAGCTATGTCTTGGCTGTCCACCCTGACATACAGACGCGTCTCCGCAGGGAAATCACATCCCATTTCGAGGCTGGCAAAACCCCGACTTATGAGCAGCTCGAGTCGCTTGTTTATCTCCACAACTTTTGCAGGGAAATCCTCAGGCGGTATTGTCCTGCGTTGATGACGTTTAGGGAGGCACTGAAAGATCTTACCATTTGTGGCACTTTTATCCCAAGGGGCACCGtacttcttctcctcccggCGGTGGCCTCACGGACGGcctgggtttggggggaggatgttgacGAGTTCAAGccggagaggtgggagaatTTGGCAGGGACGGAGGCGGACAGCCCTTATGCTTTTGGGGCGTTTATGCATGGGCCGAGGATATGCATAGGGAAGCAGTTTGCCATGGTTGAGTTAAAGGTTTTGGTTGTGGAGCTGGTGACCAGGTTTGAGTTTGGGATGacggaggagttggaggggcttggggggagggagccgAGGACGACGAACCCGGGGATGGGGTATGTTCCTGCtggggggatgagggttAAGTTTAGGAAGATTTGA
- a CDS encoding hypothetical protein (EggNog:ENOG503NV0V; COG:E), which yields MQTSSQDIAATATEFGISTRGAYNQLYMRGWSFFEQCLATPWSPTTPDGVINLGVAENSLMHNQIVKFIEQNTQVDPISQLTYGNGPRGSPRLQRALASFLNRKFSPLEPAKSDDIIVMAGVTPVIDALTWALCNEGEGIIIPQPYYTAFATDIPGRARGVIIPATFQDIEGYKGFDDVFDAEMNVQALETALSNAESKGVKAKGLMLVNPHNPLGRCYPPETIRAIAGFCQAHNLHLISDEIYAQSIYNNPDATDVVPFTSALALDLPIDTQKLHVAYGASKDFCANGLRLGMLHTRNRGLMGAMASNAMLGWPPYLVQDIWAAMLEDTDYTDEFLGKNRELLGESYKVVTDFLREQGVGYYGNSNAGMFLWIDLRRHLVGKKEGGQPPELRVGKLSPGDLEKYLEREQHIWKVLGENKILLAMGSVFASEELGWFRMTFSASRPALEVGLERLKRVFDALKRSQL from the exons atgcaaacctcctcccaagATATCGCCGCCACGGCCACCGAGTTCGGCATCTCCACCAGAGGCGCCTACAACCAGCTGTACATGCGCGGATGGAGCTTTTTCGAACAATGTCTAGCAACACCGTGGTCACCCACGACTCCCGATGGGGT aaTCAACCTAGGCGTGGCAGAAAACTCCCTCATGCACAACCAAATCGTCAAATTCATTGAGCAAAACACTCAAGTCGACCCAATCAGTCAACTCACCTACGGCAACGGCCCCCGAGGCTCCCCCCGTCTCCAGCGTGCCCTAGCCAGCTTTCTGAATAGAAAATTCTCACCCCTTGAGCCGGCAAAGAGTGATGACATCATCGTCATGGCCGGCGTGACGCCCGTGATAGATGCTCTGACATGGGCGCTGTGcaatgagggggagggaatcatcatcccccaGCCGTACTACACTGCTTTCGCGACCGACATTCCCGGTAGAGCAAGAGGGGTGATAATCCCGGCCACATTTCAAGATATCGAGGGATACAAAGGGTTTGACGATGTTTTTGACGCGGAGATGAACGTCCAGGCTCTGGAGACGGCCCTCAGCAATGCTGAGAGCAAGGGCGTCAAGGCGAAGGGGCTTATGCTGGTCAA CCCGCACAACCCGCTCGGGAGATGTTATCCCCCAGAGACGATCAGGGCCATCGCTGGTTTTTGTCAAGCTCataacctccacctcatcagCGATGAGATTTACGCTCAGTCTATCTACAACAACCCAGACGCCACAGACGTAGTGCCGTTTACATCTGCCCTTGCGCTGGATCTCCCTATTGACACTCAAAAACTCCACGTTGCGTACGGCGCAAGCAAAGACTTTTGCGCCAACGGTCTCAGATTGGGGATGCTGCACACCCGGAACAGGGGACTGATGGGCGCGATGGCGAGCAATGCCATGCTTGGCTGGCCGCCGTACTTGGTGCAGGACATTTGGGCCGCCATGCTGGAGGACACCGATTACACTGACGAGTTCCTGGGGAAGAACCGGGAGCTGCTGGGGGAGTCATACAAGGTTGTGACTGATTTTTTGAGGGAGCAAGGGGTGGGATACTATGGGAATTC AAACGCGGGTATGTTTCTTTGGATAGATCTCAGACGGCACTTGgttgggaagaaggagggtggaCAACCGCCTGAGTTGAGGGTTGGGAAATTGAGCCCGGGGGATTTGGAGAAGTATCTGGAGAGGGAACAGCATATTTGGAAGGTATTGGGTGAGAATAAGATCTTGTTGGCTATGGGCAGTGTGTTTGCGAGTGAGGAGCTGGGGTGGTTTAGGATGACGTTTAGTGCGTCGAGGCCGGcgttggaggttgggttggagaggttgaagagggtgTTTGATGCGCTGAAGAGAAGTCAACTGTAA
- a CDS encoding hypothetical protein (EggNog:ENOG503NW43; COG:L) produces MAYIAPIHRPSSVDHALLANVYSEEEESLVLSRTNRVEVWRPSPDGLLSQAHTTNVNGTIAMLQKLRPKDAETDLLFVGTDRFEYFTLYWNRETSQMETTNATRDPGEHFMRNSQSLDRAIVDPSGRFIAMHLWEGVMTIARLGTRKTNAAQLDWMGQIRLAELFIKASTFLHNETGHPTVAFLYQTSANAQDSKLATYRLTSDDRNTVASEFNAQKHRIIDITIADAGANMLIPVRKVEEEVKRHNFRNTGSAKPHLGGVVVVGETRLLYIDDVTKATVESKLDKASIFVKWAEYNVQTYFLADDYGSLHLLTINTDGAEVKGMALTKIGVTSRASELVYLGNEMLFVASHHGDSRLFQLDLSADKPADKPFLTLIQTISNIGPIMDFAVMDMGNRGGEDSQLGNEYSSGQARIVCGSGVYKDGSLRSVRSGVGLEDVGLLLEDLGQHVRGVFSLRGAVGEGKMDTLAVSFLTETRVFRFDSEGGVEEVGDFMGFGLDCQTLLARNLGGGMILQVTTMGVVLVDAESGVTVATWVPRDENTIVNASADGEWLLLSVEGTGLVSISTAGNELRLVKEKDISQQDQVACIHVAPQLQGIGVVGFWTSGTVSIIDLNTLEPMHGESLRQSQDDASIPREVVLVQVASPKVSGPTLFVAMEDGHVVTFNISADFEFSGKKQVILGTRQARLHLLPQDNDSIYSILATTEHPSLIYGEENRIVYSAVTAEEAMFICPFDTEAFPDSIIVATDTQIKISKIDRTRRTHVRELPMGEMVRRIAYSPKEKVFGLGCIKRSLVDGDEVVQSSFRLVDEVIFQPVGKTFQLERTNYVELVEAVVRAELPDSYGNPAERFIVGTSFLPDPDYAMTGEHRGRILVFGIDDNKDPYLILSHLTKGVCRCLEVLDGNKIVAGLAKTVAIARYDETSTTTATLTRLASYKPSTHPIQIAAQGNIIGVADVMKSMTLVEYMPGDKDRLVEVARHWQSAAGTALCHVDGDDWLEADDQGNLMMLRRNADAVVMEDRKIMSVTAEMNLGEMVNRIRAVRVETSRGAMVVPRAFLGTVNGGIYMFGTVAPEAQDLLLRFQEKLARVVHTAGEIDFNCYRAFRNAEREGSEPVRFLDGELLERFLDQDEATQREICEGLGPSLEHMRNVVEELRRMH; encoded by the exons ATGGCCTACATCGCCCCAATCCACCGGCCAAGCAGCGTCGACCATGCCCTGCTCGCCAATGTCTAttcagaagaggaggagagcttgGTTCTCTC ACGAACAAACCGAGTAGAAGTATGgcgcccctcccccgacggcctcctctcccaagcccacaccaccaacgtCAACGGCACCATCGCCATGCTCCAAAAACTCCGACCAAAAGACGCCGAAACAGACCTCTTATTTGTCGGAACCGACCGCTTCGAGTACTTCACCCTCTACTGGAACCGGGAAACGTCCCAAATGGAAACCACGAATGCGACCCGCGACCCTGGAGAGCACTTTATGCGCAACTCGCAGTCCCTCGACAGAGCGATTGTCGACCCATCAGGACGGTTCATCGCCATGCACCTATGGGAAGGCGTCATGACGATCGCCCGCCTCGGCACCCGCAAGACAAACGCGGCGCAGCTGGACTGGATGGGACAGATCAGGCTGGCGGAACTGTTTATCAAGGCCTCGACTTTTTTGCATAACGAGACGGGACACCCGACGGTTGCTTTTCTTTACCAGACTAGCGCTAATGCGCAGGATTCGAAGCTGGCGACGTACCGCCTTACGTCTGACGACAGGAACACAGTGGCCAGCGAGTTCAACGCGCAGAAACACAGGATCATTGATATCACGATTGCGGATGCGGGGGCGAATATGTTGATTCCCgtgaggaaggtggaggaggaagtgaaGAGGCACAACTTTCGCAATACGGGATCGGCTAAGCCGCAtcttgggggggttgttgtggtgggggagacGAGACTGCTCTATATTGACGACGTGACAAAGGCGACGGTGGAATCGAAGCTTGACAAGGCGAGCATTTTTGTCAAGTGGGCCGAGTACAATGTTCAGACGTATTTCCTTGCGGATGACTACGGCTCGTTGCACTTGTTGACGATCAACACGGACGGGgcggaggtgaaggggatgGCCTTGACCAAGATTGGGGTCACGAGCAGGGCGAGCGAGCTGGTTTATCTGGGGAATGAGATGCTGTTTGTGGCGAGTCACCATGGGGATTCGCGACTGTTTCAGCTTGACTTGAGCGCGGATAAGCCGGCGGACAAACCTTTCCTGACGCTGATCCAGACGATATCGAATATTGGGCCGATTATGGACTTCGCGGTGATGGACATGGGGAAtagagggggggaggatagCCAGTTGGGGAATGAGTACTCTTCGGGGCAGGCGAGGATTGTTTGCGGGAGTGGGGTTTACAAGGATGGGTCGTTGAGGAGTGTGAGGAGCGGCGTTGGGCTGGAGGatgtggggttgttgttggaggatcTTGGGCAGCatgtgaggggggtgttCTCGTTGAGGGgggcggttggggaggggaagatggaCACGCTTGCTGTGAGCTTTTTGACCGAGACGAGGGTTTTCAGGTTTGACTCTGAGGgtggggtggaagaggtgggGGACTTTATGGGTTTTGGGTTGGATTGCCAGACGTTGTTGGCGAGGAAtcttgggggtgggatgattTTGCAGGTTACGACGATGGGGGTTGTGTTGGTCGATGCTGAAAGTGGGGTTACGGTGGCGACGTGGGTGCCTCGGGATGAGAACACCATCGTCAATGCTTCTGCGGACGGGGagtggctgttgttgtcggtggAAGGGACGGGGCTGGTGTCGATCAGTACTGCTGGGAACGAGCTGCggttggtgaaggagaaggataTTAGCCAGCAGGATCAGGTTGCTTGCATACATGTTGCGCCGCAGTTACAAGGGATCGGTGTGGTTGGGTTTTGGACGTCAGGGACGGTGTCGATTATTGACTTGAACACACTTGAGCCAATGCATGGGGAGTCACTACGGCAGAGCCAGGACGACGCGTCGATACCTCGGGAGGTGGTGCTTGTTCAGGTGGCTTCGCCTAAGGTGTCAGGGCCAACGCTCTTCGTCGCCATGGAGGATGGCCATGTTGTCACGTTCAACATCTCGGCCGATTTTGAGTTTTCGGGGAAGAAACAGGTTATCCTTGGTACACGGCAAGCCAggcttcacctcctcccgcaAGACAACGACAGCATCTACAGCATCCTAGCCACGACGGAGCACCCAAGCTTGATCTACGGTGAAGAGAACAGGATAGTATACTCGGCTGTCACCGCAGAGGAGGCCATGTTCATTTGTCCTTTTGATACAGAGGCATTCCCCGATTCGATCATTGTGGCGACGGACACACAGATTAAGATCTCCAAGATCGACCGCACGAGACGAACACACGTTCGCGAGTTACCCATGGGCGAGATGGTTCGTAGGATCGCCTACTCGCCAAAGGAAAAGGTGTTTGGTCTGGGTTGTATCAAGCGGTCGTTGGTGGACGGGGATGAGGTTGTCCAGAGCTCGTTTAGGCTGGTGGATGAGGTTATTTTCCAGCCTGTCGGTAAGACTTTTCAACTTGAGAGGACAAATTACGTGGAGCTGGTTGAGGCGGTTGTCAGGGCTGAGCTTCCAGACTCGTATGGGAATCCTGCCGAACGGTTTATTGTCGGGACGAGCTTCTTGCCTGACCCGGATTATGCCATGACTGGTGAACACCGAGGGAGGATTTTGGTGTTTGGAATTGATGATAACAAGGACCCCTACTTAATCCTGAGCCACCTTACCAAGGGTGTGTGCAGGTGTCTGGAAGTCTTGGACGGGAATAAGATTGTGGCTGGGCTGGCCAAGACGGTGGCGATTGCGAGATATGACGAGACTTctacgacgacggcgacgttGACGAGGCTGGCTTCGTACAAGCCGTCGACGCATCCGATTCAGATTGCGGCGCAGGGGAATATCATTGGGGTGGCGGACGTGATGAAGAGTATGACGCTGGTTGAGTACATGCCTGGTGACAAGGACaggctggtggaggtggccaGGCATTGGCAGTCGGCTGCGGGCACCGCGCTGTGTCatgttgatggggatgacTGGCTGGAGGCGGATGATCAGGGGAACctgatgatgttgaggaggaatgCGGATgcagtggtgatggaggataGGAAGATTATGAGCGTGACGGCGGAGATGAatttgggggagatggtgaacAGGATCAGGGCGGTGAGGGTTGAGACGAGTAGgggggcgatggtggtgccgAGGGCGTTTTTGGGGACG GTCAATGGCGGGATTTACATGTTCGGCACCGTTGCGCCCGAGGCTCAGGACTTGCTATTACGATTCCAGGAAAAGCTGGCGAGGGTTGTACACACGGCGGGGGAGATCGACTTCAACTGCTACAGGGCATTTAGAAATGcagaaagggaggggagcgAGCCGGTTAGATTCCTAGACGGGGAGCTATTAGAGCGGTTTCTAGACCAGGACGAGGCAACGCAGAGGGAGATTTGTGAGGGTTTGGGGCCGAGTTTAGAGCACATGAGAAAtgttgtggaggagttgaggcGGATGCACTGA